The following are from one region of the Pseudodesulfovibrio piezophilus C1TLV30 genome:
- a CDS encoding flagellar hook assembly protein FlgD — MSYVDNTGVILGAQEERLAASNTPDHSSSLGQEDFLSILVAQLTHQDPLSPMEDTDMTSQLAQFSSLEQLTNINEGITNLSDSMTQSDMLSAVSFIGKDIKAEGYKISINDGDVSTIYYGFGESVSSIMMNIYDSEGSIVRTVELGSKEAGSYQYEWDGKNDAGQTLPDGSYGVGILGEDIDGEAVLIQTEISGTVDAVVNEGGTQYLRLKDGRFISFLNVKEIVDPGSESVTDPEETTEETDE; from the coding sequence ATGTCATACGTAGATAACACAGGTGTCATACTTGGCGCACAGGAGGAGCGGCTGGCCGCATCCAACACGCCGGACCACAGTTCCAGTTTGGGGCAGGAGGATTTCCTGTCGATTCTGGTCGCCCAATTGACCCACCAGGATCCCCTCAGCCCGATGGAGGACACGGACATGACCTCCCAGTTGGCACAGTTCTCAAGCCTTGAGCAGCTGACCAACATCAATGAGGGCATTACGAACCTGAGCGACTCCATGACACAGAGCGATATGCTCTCCGCTGTCAGTTTCATCGGCAAGGACATCAAGGCCGAAGGCTACAAGATCAGCATCAATGACGGCGATGTCTCCACGATTTATTACGGATTTGGCGAATCGGTCTCATCAATCATGATGAATATATACGACTCTGAAGGAAGCATTGTCAGAACCGTCGAACTGGGTAGCAAGGAGGCTGGCTCCTACCAGTACGAATGGGACGGCAAAAATGACGCAGGACAAACCCTGCCCGACGGCTCATACGGAGTCGGCATACTCGGCGAGGACATTGATGGCGAAGCTGTCCTGATCCAGACTGAGATATCGGGAACGGTCGATGCCGTGGTCAATGAGGGCGGGACACAGTATCTGCGCCTCAAGGACGGCCGCTTTATCAGCTTCCTGAATGTGAAGGAAATTGTCGACCCCGGCAGTGAATCCGTCACCGACCCCGAAGAAACCACGGAAGAGACCGATGAATAG
- a CDS encoding flagellar hook-length control protein FliK: protein MQNLPGIALDQTTEQAKSLRYSSLKTSEQDILFAELFEQHSTKVENELALTPVSTNDQMLETAPEIATHEAKQEKVNASGTEAPAAEETVIEVEKDQDQKMTQEDLDEVREDLKEYGLSEEEISDIEDKINSDEGMTWNEFVSVLAEKMASMNTVSLSDTQKDTLSTFFSKFGFSESESKELISKLQNGNQNEVMAALQEKLDAMPDDQKLLLTKDELEAFSSAMNFSKEFTSKLKEAFGQNTLSKDVKEAFTMIQQEMAEMSAKDQALVKAVGQQFVKAMHERTKETTVAKEVGENVDLKARTAEETPQVATKEELKDAVETRKDALSDASARKTDQQNLPKQADADVTDQDQSNESSNDTWNNFFSKLQNNSTQKTTSEFQGKTDTIEATLASSLTDATGKTSTQAWEKISAPKVMRQVENGVLKTLSNGTKQLTLQLSPENLGALSITLQVNGKEVSAHIRADSADAAKVIADNLDIIKTSLQNQGLKVDKLDVQTGLMNNSDYNNWFGQEEHNLAREREAMVAMRSHMKQMREGTVQVAQDLQNVREQAIHADQGLHVIA, encoded by the coding sequence ATGCAGAATCTTCCCGGCATCGCATTAGATCAGACCACGGAACAGGCCAAGAGTCTTCGTTACTCGTCGCTCAAGACCTCGGAACAGGACATCCTGTTTGCCGAGTTATTCGAGCAACACAGTACCAAGGTGGAAAACGAACTTGCCCTGACCCCGGTCAGCACCAATGACCAAATGCTTGAAACAGCCCCTGAGATTGCCACGCATGAAGCAAAGCAGGAAAAGGTCAATGCATCAGGAACCGAAGCTCCTGCTGCTGAAGAAACAGTCATCGAAGTCGAAAAAGACCAAGACCAGAAAATGACCCAGGAAGACCTTGATGAGGTCAGGGAAGACCTCAAGGAATACGGATTATCCGAAGAGGAAATCTCGGATATAGAAGACAAGATCAACAGCGATGAAGGAATGACATGGAACGAATTCGTGTCAGTCCTCGCCGAAAAGATGGCTTCCATGAACACCGTATCATTGAGTGATACTCAAAAGGACACACTTTCAACCTTCTTCTCGAAATTCGGATTCAGCGAATCCGAATCAAAGGAATTGATCTCAAAACTCCAGAACGGAAATCAGAATGAGGTCATGGCTGCCTTGCAGGAAAAGCTCGACGCCATGCCGGACGACCAAAAGCTTTTACTGACAAAAGATGAACTGGAAGCTTTCTCCTCGGCAATGAACTTCTCCAAGGAGTTTACTTCCAAGCTCAAGGAGGCATTCGGTCAGAACACCTTGAGCAAAGATGTCAAAGAAGCCTTCACCATGATCCAGCAGGAAATGGCTGAAATGAGCGCCAAGGATCAGGCTCTGGTCAAGGCCGTGGGACAACAGTTCGTCAAGGCCATGCACGAACGGACCAAAGAGACGACCGTCGCCAAGGAAGTAGGGGAAAACGTGGACCTCAAGGCGCGCACCGCCGAGGAGACTCCACAGGTCGCGACCAAGGAAGAACTCAAGGACGCCGTAGAGACTCGCAAGGATGCACTTTCCGATGCTTCGGCCCGGAAGACCGACCAGCAAAATCTGCCAAAGCAGGCGGACGCCGACGTCACGGACCAGGATCAATCCAATGAATCTTCCAATGACACCTGGAACAACTTCTTCAGTAAGCTCCAAAATAACTCGACTCAAAAGACCACCTCTGAATTTCAAGGCAAGACCGACACCATCGAAGCGACTCTGGCGAGTAGCCTGACCGACGCGACAGGGAAGACCAGTACGCAGGCATGGGAAAAGATTTCCGCCCCCAAGGTCATGCGGCAGGTGGAAAATGGGGTCCTCAAGACCCTCTCCAACGGAACAAAACAACTAACCTTGCAACTTTCTCCCGAGAACCTCGGCGCACTCAGCATCACCCTTCAAGTGAACGGCAAGGAAGTGAGTGCGCATATCCGAGCAGACAGTGCGGACGCAGCCAAGGTCATAGCCGACAATCTTGATATTATTAAGACTTCTTTACAAAACCAAGGTTTGAAAGTTGACAAATTAGACGTTCAAACAGGGCTGATGAACAACAGCGATTACAATAATTGGTTCGGTCAGGAAGAGCATAATCTGGCTCGAGAGCGCGAGGCGATGGTCGCCATGCGCAGCCATATGAAACAAATGCGCGAAGGAACCGTTCAAGTGGCCCAGGACCTGCAAAATGTACGTGAACAGGCAATTCATGCCGATCAAGGATTACACGTAATCGCATAA
- a CDS encoding glycosyltransferase family 9 protein, whose product MTSKKPILILQMQRMGDLILSYPLLLWLARRYPGHPIFVAAEESFFRPLMKLSPAATYFPWSGANVLKQYSFELVINLSIQEKAARLAHEVHSEQKIGPVLLPDGSRFVHGDWQLYRTSLVRNNLFNRFHWADLNALDIIPHEDMARTRFSEPRTLPPGSDKIGIFIGASEEAKRPSTSFFAELIVHLLGRGLRPVLFGGKAEVESGREIVRLSGAPILNLCDTLGLDEFSAVGQTLTLFITPDTGPMHLAAWSGLKCLNLSMGNVNPWETGPYQAGHFVLRADMDCAKGCWQCTRSRLYCHDPFHPRRVAVLAQHIATGASVDLLQKATPPGLALYTSEREEGLYHLHRMDTAQRGSEPLISRFWKTFFGTRFDLWEEQKCTAAWAQVQAGTPEQAETLLAHIPEISRQLTHGLRKGVLLDASFWMHSPPIARPFTGFMHMALENGNYSRLTWASVMLHLEQLIACCG is encoded by the coding sequence GTGACCAGCAAGAAACCGATCCTCATATTGCAAATGCAGCGAATGGGAGACCTGATTCTCTCCTACCCGCTTCTCCTCTGGCTGGCTCGACGCTACCCCGGTCACCCGATCTTCGTGGCTGCTGAAGAATCCTTTTTCCGACCGCTCATGAAACTGTCTCCGGCAGCAACCTACTTCCCATGGAGCGGGGCCAATGTACTCAAGCAATACTCTTTTGAATTGGTCATCAATCTGAGTATCCAGGAAAAAGCCGCCCGGCTTGCGCATGAAGTCCATTCGGAACAAAAGATCGGACCGGTCCTGCTCCCTGATGGCTCTCGTTTCGTTCATGGCGACTGGCAATTGTACCGGACATCTCTGGTGCGAAACAACCTTTTCAACCGTTTCCATTGGGCAGATCTCAACGCACTGGATATCATTCCCCATGAGGATATGGCCAGAACCCGGTTCAGCGAACCGCGCACCCTACCGCCCGGTTCAGATAAAATCGGAATTTTTATCGGTGCCAGCGAAGAAGCCAAAAGGCCCTCGACCTCTTTTTTTGCCGAACTGATCGTGCACCTTCTGGGCCGGGGTTTACGCCCGGTACTCTTCGGAGGAAAAGCCGAGGTTGAGAGCGGGCGGGAAATCGTCCGCCTTTCAGGAGCACCTATCCTCAATCTCTGTGACACACTGGGGCTGGATGAATTCAGCGCTGTCGGCCAGACATTGACACTCTTCATCACACCGGACACCGGCCCCATGCATCTGGCCGCATGGTCAGGACTCAAGTGCCTCAATCTTTCAATGGGAAACGTCAACCCATGGGAAACCGGTCCATATCAAGCAGGGCACTTTGTCCTTCGCGCCGACATGGATTGCGCCAAGGGATGTTGGCAATGCACCCGGTCCCGCCTCTATTGCCATGATCCTTTTCACCCCAGACGTGTCGCAGTGCTCGCCCAGCACATTGCAACGGGAGCTTCTGTTGACCTCCTTCAAAAGGCGACTCCTCCAGGCCTGGCCCTCTACACGAGCGAAAGGGAAGAAGGATTGTATCATCTTCATCGTATGGATACTGCTCAACGTGGAAGCGAACCGCTGATTTCCCGTTTCTGGAAAACCTTTTTCGGCACTCGATTTGACCTATGGGAGGAACAGAAATGCACTGCGGCATGGGCACAGGTCCAAGCCGGAACACCAGAGCAGGCTGAAACATTACTGGCACACATACCTGAGATCAGCCGCCAACTTACTCATGGATTAAGAAAAGGAGTACTTCTTGATGCATCCTTTTGGATGCATAGCCCACCAATCGCCCGCCCCTTTACCGGATTCATGCATATGGCCCTGGAAAATGGCAATTACTCCCGGTTGACGTGGGCTTCTGTCATGCTCCACCTTGAACAATTGATCGCCTGCTGCGGATAA
- a CDS encoding CgeB family protein — MQYSPQQWPKFRGETPRILLLTSQYFLIGELQAACKRLGVDHEVMDLGTKEMDLDAFVSKMVYALTTFKPDFILTVNHLGVDREGVLASLLRQFKVPLASWFVDNPHLILGTYQNLHGSRNAVFTWDADTIEALEAMGFANVFHLPLAADPTRLVPHRTTPVEEWRAPISFVGNSMLIKTIKRIEASRPSQRLVESGMMVARAFGESDEQCSGRFLIRHFPELRADFEALETPDRKQAFETFLTWQSTLMYRLDCVLRLLDYSPLIVGDPGWNELLKGREGWRYHQELSYYDDLPDFYPLSDINFNCTSQQMKGAVNQRVFDVPCCGAFLLTDYRRQMEELFEPGREIIYYNQPDEIPALVEMYLNAPDKRQRIAQAARQRVLAEHTYDHRMASLMETMRQTFR, encoded by the coding sequence ATGCAATATTCTCCGCAACAATGGCCCAAATTCAGGGGCGAGACACCACGTATTCTCCTCCTGACCAGTCAATACTTCCTTATTGGTGAACTTCAGGCAGCCTGCAAACGGCTTGGGGTCGACCATGAAGTCATGGATCTCGGGACCAAGGAAATGGACCTTGACGCCTTCGTGTCAAAGATGGTCTATGCCCTGACAACCTTCAAACCGGACTTTATCCTGACGGTTAATCATCTCGGCGTGGATAGGGAAGGCGTGCTCGCCTCCCTGCTCCGGCAGTTCAAAGTCCCCTTGGCGTCCTGGTTCGTGGATAATCCCCATCTCATCCTTGGAACATACCAGAATCTTCACGGTTCCAGAAATGCCGTTTTCACCTGGGATGCCGACACGATCGAAGCACTTGAGGCGATGGGATTTGCCAATGTCTTTCATCTTCCTCTGGCGGCGGACCCCACACGACTGGTGCCTCACCGGACAACTCCGGTTGAGGAATGGCGCGCTCCCATTTCATTTGTGGGCAATTCCATGCTCATCAAGACCATCAAACGAATCGAAGCCTCACGCCCATCCCAACGCCTGGTTGAATCGGGCATGATGGTTGCCCGTGCTTTCGGTGAATCAGATGAACAGTGTTCCGGCCGATTTCTCATTCGCCATTTCCCTGAGCTTCGAGCCGACTTCGAAGCACTCGAAACCCCGGATCGCAAACAGGCATTCGAAACATTCCTGACATGGCAATCCACTTTGATGTATCGACTCGATTGCGTTCTGCGGCTTCTCGATTACAGCCCGCTCATCGTAGGTGACCCTGGCTGGAACGAACTGCTCAAAGGGCGTGAAGGATGGCGATACCATCAGGAATTGTCCTATTATGACGACCTTCCCGACTTCTACCCCCTGAGTGATATCAATTTCAACTGCACCAGCCAGCAGATGAAGGGAGCCGTCAACCAACGGGTTTTCGATGTTCCCTGCTGCGGCGCATTCCTGCTCACGGATTATCGCCGCCAAATGGAAGAATTGTTTGAACCGGGGCGGGAGATCATCTATTATAACCAACCCGATGAAATTCCCGCACTGGTCGAAATGTACCTGAACGCCCCGGATAAACGGCAACGGATCGCACAAGCGGCCCGGCAGCGCGTGCTTGCCGAACATACATACGATCACCGCATGGCTTCCCTGATGGAAACCATGCGCCAAACTTTCCGATAA